Proteins from a single region of Demequina sp. NBRC 110054:
- a CDS encoding XRE family transcriptional regulator, whose product MSTPTTADLDDEVGATPLSIGRRVRHLRVAQGLTVRELGEHIGRAASQVSVIENGHRELRVSELRALAAVLGTTIEDLLDPSPPTARDALEMELERAMEGPLFASLGLPRVATRKSLPDEAIETILALHRELIRLHERRASTPEEARRANTELRARQREQHNYYPELEAKATTLLGAIDHRGGPLSDSAVSALAQHLGFTVHYVHDLPITTRSITDTAHGRVYLPVRHEGGHRRVTLLQALAGHVLGHEEPRDYEDMLLQRVEVNYLAGALMMPEASAAPMLRSAKEARDLAVEDLRDAFAVGYEAAAHRFTNLATEHLDLPVHFLKVSASGVLSKAYENDEVRFPQDALGHVEGQRVCRRWSARQVFERDDRYGIYHQYTDKPNGTYWCTSAVQTDAAGDFSVSVGTQYAHSKWFRGRDTTTRRSSTCPDAGCCHEPRAEQSERWEGRARPAARLNSSLLAATPHGSATGIDQVSVIEFLDHHAP is encoded by the coding sequence ATGAGCACGCCGACGACGGCGGACCTCGACGACGAGGTCGGCGCCACGCCCCTGTCCATCGGACGACGCGTCCGCCACCTGCGCGTCGCGCAGGGCCTCACAGTCCGTGAGCTGGGCGAACACATCGGCAGGGCCGCCTCCCAGGTCTCGGTGATCGAGAACGGCCATCGGGAGCTGAGGGTGTCCGAGCTGCGCGCGCTGGCGGCGGTGCTCGGCACGACGATCGAGGACCTCCTCGATCCCTCGCCGCCCACCGCGCGCGACGCCCTCGAGATGGAGCTCGAGCGCGCGATGGAGGGGCCGCTGTTCGCGTCCCTCGGGCTGCCCAGGGTGGCGACGCGCAAGAGCCTGCCCGACGAGGCGATCGAGACGATCCTCGCCCTCCACCGCGAGCTGATCCGCCTGCATGAGCGTCGCGCCTCGACGCCGGAGGAGGCGCGACGGGCCAACACCGAGCTGCGCGCGAGGCAGCGCGAGCAGCACAACTACTACCCCGAGCTCGAGGCCAAGGCCACGACGCTGCTCGGCGCGATCGACCATCGCGGCGGGCCGCTGTCCGACTCCGCGGTCTCCGCGCTCGCCCAGCACCTGGGCTTCACGGTCCACTACGTCCACGACCTGCCGATCACCACGCGCTCGATCACCGACACCGCGCACGGGCGCGTGTACCTGCCGGTGCGCCACGAGGGCGGGCACCGCAGGGTCACCCTGCTTCAGGCCCTCGCGGGCCACGTCCTCGGCCACGAGGAGCCGCGCGACTACGAGGACATGCTGCTCCAGCGCGTCGAGGTGAACTACCTCGCGGGCGCGCTCATGATGCCCGAGGCCTCCGCGGCGCCGATGCTGAGGTCGGCCAAGGAGGCGCGCGACCTCGCGGTCGAGGACCTGCGCGACGCCTTCGCCGTCGGGTACGAGGCCGCGGCCCACCGGTTCACCAACCTCGCGACCGAGCATCTCGATCTGCCCGTGCACTTCCTCAAGGTGAGCGCCTCGGGAGTGCTGTCCAAGGCCTACGAGAACGACGAGGTGAGGTTCCCCCAGGACGCGCTCGGCCACGTCGAGGGGCAGAGGGTCTGCCGCCGCTGGAGCGCGCGCCAGGTCTTCGAGCGAGACGATCGCTACGGCATCTATCACCAGTACACCGACAAGCCCAACGGCACCTACTGGTGCACCTCCGCGGTGCAGACCGATGCCGCGGGCGACTTCTCGGTGTCGGTGGGAACGCAGTACGCGCACTCCAAGTGGTTCAGGGGCCGCGACACGACCACGCGGCGCTCGTCGACATGCCCCGACGCCGGCTGCTGCCACGAGCCGCGCGCGGAGCAGTCCGAGCGGTGGGAGGGCAGGGCGCGTCCCGCGGCGCGGCTGAACTCGTCCCTGCTTGCGGCGACTCCCCACGGATCCGCGACCGGGATCGACCAGGTCTCGGTGATCGAGTTCCTCGACCACCACGCCCCCTGA
- the aceA gene encoding isocitrate lyase, whose translation MIEAIRPGDQTQTAEQLEAEWAWNPRWEGIQRDFGADDVVALRGPVREDPTLARRGAEALWDLIQQHRRPNGEWIAALGALTGNQAVQQVRAGLKAIYLSGWQVAADANLSGQTYPDQSLYPANSVPAVVRRINNALMRAAQIEHAEVGMEERDWMAPIVADAEAGFGGPLNAFELMQGMIAAGAAGVHWEDQLASEKKCGHMGGKVLVPTSQHIRTLNAARLAADVAGASTIVIARTDALAATLLTSDVDERDRPFLTGERTAEGFFEVRNGIDPVIARGLAYAPYADLLWVESATPDLELARRFAEAIHAEHPGKQLAYNCSPSFNWRSHLDDDEIARFQRELSAMGYAFQFITLAGFHSLNHGMFELAQDYAQHHMSAYVRLQDAEFAAEDRGYTATRHQREVGTGYFDRVSTALNPTASTLALVGSTESEQF comes from the coding sequence ATGATCGAAGCGATCCGCCCCGGGGATCAGACCCAGACCGCCGAGCAGCTCGAGGCCGAGTGGGCGTGGAACCCCCGGTGGGAGGGCATCCAGCGCGACTTCGGCGCCGACGACGTGGTCGCCCTGCGCGGCCCGGTCAGGGAGGACCCGACGCTCGCCCGCCGAGGCGCCGAGGCGCTGTGGGACCTCATCCAGCAGCACCGGCGCCCGAACGGCGAGTGGATCGCGGCGCTCGGCGCGCTCACCGGCAACCAGGCCGTGCAGCAGGTGAGGGCCGGGCTGAAGGCGATCTACCTGTCCGGCTGGCAGGTCGCCGCCGACGCCAACCTCTCAGGCCAGACCTACCCCGACCAGAGCCTCTACCCGGCCAACTCTGTGCCAGCCGTCGTGCGGCGCATCAACAACGCGCTGATGCGTGCGGCTCAGATCGAGCATGCTGAGGTCGGCATGGAGGAGCGCGACTGGATGGCCCCGATCGTCGCGGACGCCGAGGCGGGGTTCGGCGGGCCACTGAACGCGTTCGAGCTCATGCAGGGCATGATCGCGGCGGGCGCGGCAGGCGTGCACTGGGAGGACCAGCTCGCCTCGGAGAAGAAGTGCGGTCACATGGGCGGCAAGGTGCTCGTGCCCACGTCCCAGCACATCCGCACGCTCAACGCGGCCCGCCTCGCGGCGGATGTCGCGGGCGCGTCCACAATCGTGATCGCCCGTACCGATGCCCTCGCGGCGACCCTCCTCACCTCCGACGTGGACGAGCGCGACCGGCCGTTCCTCACCGGCGAGCGCACCGCCGAGGGCTTCTTCGAGGTCCGGAACGGCATCGACCCGGTCATCGCACGGGGGCTCGCGTACGCGCCCTATGCGGACCTGCTGTGGGTCGAGAGCGCCACCCCGGACCTCGAGCTCGCGCGCAGGTTCGCCGAGGCGATCCACGCCGAGCACCCGGGCAAGCAGCTGGCCTACAACTGCTCGCCCAGCTTCAACTGGCGCAGCCACCTCGACGACGACGAGATCGCGCGCTTCCAGCGCGAGCTGTCGGCGATGGGCTACGCCTTCCAGTTCATCACGCTGGCCGGCTTCCACTCCCTCAACCACGGGATGTTCGAGCTGGCGCAGGACTACGCGCAGCACCACATGAGCGCGTACGTGCGTCTCCAGGACGCCGAGTTCGCTGCCGAGGATCGCGGCTACACCGCGACCCGGCACCAGCGGGAGGTGGGCACCGGCTACTTCGACCGCGTGTCCACCGCGCTCAACCCGACGGCGTCGACGCTCGCGCTCGTGGGCTCGACCGAATCCGAGCAGTTCTAG
- the aceB gene encoding malate synthase A, protein MFPTQMTVAAPQRDSDREILTDEALEFLAGLHDRFACRRALELQRRHERAVEIDNGRDLDFLPETRAVREDLSWSVAGPGPGLEDRRVEITGPTDRKMTINAMNSGAQVWLADHEDANTPTWENMIEGQVNLRDAIRGTIEYVAADGREYRLGEDTPTIVFRPRGWHLVEHHLVHRDADGHQHRASASLVDFGLYFFHNAHALIAAGRGPYFYLPKMQNHREARLWDDVFTYAEERLGIAHGTIRATMLIETFPAAFEMEEMLYELRDHCAGLNAGRWDYIFSVIKTYRDRGPSFVLPDRSAITMTVPFMRAYTELLVSTCHRRGAQAIGGMSAFIPDRRDEDANARALAQVSADKRREATDGFDGTWVAHPGLIETARAEFDAVLAGRTDQRERLRDDVRVTAADLLAVGIPGATVTDQGVRQNVSVGLRYLESWLRGVGAAAVGGLMEDVATAEISRTQLWQWIRYRVVTAEGTVVTRAMVEGVLASELETMPRQGDDRFDDAAALLREVAFAEHLPAFLTVPAGLDYLAERMPVAA, encoded by the coding sequence ATGTTCCCCACCCAGATGACCGTCGCCGCACCGCAGCGCGACAGCGACAGGGAGATCCTCACCGACGAGGCTCTCGAGTTCCTCGCGGGGCTCCACGACAGGTTCGCCTGCCGGCGCGCGCTCGAGCTCCAGCGCCGTCACGAGCGCGCCGTCGAGATCGACAACGGCCGCGACCTCGACTTCCTCCCCGAGACGCGGGCCGTCCGCGAGGATCTCTCGTGGAGCGTGGCGGGCCCCGGGCCGGGCCTTGAGGACCGGCGGGTCGAGATCACCGGGCCGACGGATCGCAAGATGACCATCAACGCCATGAACTCGGGTGCCCAGGTGTGGCTCGCGGACCACGAGGACGCGAACACCCCGACGTGGGAGAACATGATCGAGGGGCAGGTCAACCTGCGCGACGCGATCCGGGGCACGATCGAGTACGTGGCCGCCGACGGGCGCGAGTACCGGCTCGGTGAGGACACGCCCACGATCGTCTTCCGGCCGCGTGGGTGGCACCTCGTGGAGCACCACCTGGTCCACCGCGACGCCGACGGCCACCAGCATCGGGCGTCGGCCTCGCTCGTGGACTTCGGCCTGTACTTCTTCCACAACGCCCACGCGCTCATCGCCGCGGGACGGGGACCGTACTTCTACCTGCCGAAGATGCAGAATCACCGCGAGGCGCGGCTGTGGGACGACGTCTTCACCTACGCGGAGGAGCGGCTGGGGATCGCCCACGGCACCATCCGAGCGACGATGCTGATCGAGACCTTCCCCGCCGCCTTCGAGATGGAGGAGATGCTGTACGAGCTGCGGGACCACTGCGCGGGCCTCAACGCCGGGCGTTGGGACTACATCTTCTCGGTGATCAAGACCTATCGCGATCGGGGCCCTTCGTTCGTCCTGCCCGACCGCTCGGCGATCACCATGACCGTGCCGTTCATGCGGGCCTACACCGAGCTGCTGGTCTCGACCTGTCACCGGCGCGGTGCGCAGGCGATCGGCGGCATGAGCGCGTTCATCCCCGACAGGCGGGACGAGGACGCGAACGCCCGCGCGCTGGCCCAGGTCAGCGCGGACAAGCGCAGGGAGGCGACGGATGGCTTCGACGGCACCTGGGTCGCGCACCCGGGTCTCATCGAGACGGCTCGCGCGGAGTTCGACGCGGTGCTCGCGGGCCGCACCGACCAGCGGGAGCGTCTGCGGGACGACGTCCGAGTGACGGCGGCCGATCTGCTCGCCGTCGGGATACCCGGGGCCACGGTGACGGACCAGGGCGTCCGCCAGAACGTCTCTGTCGGCCTCAGGTATCTCGAGAGCTGGCTCCGCGGCGTCGGCGCCGCGGCGGTCGGTGGACTCATGGAGGACGTCGCGACCGCGGAGATCAGCCGCACCCAGCTGTGGCAGTGGATCCGCTACCGGGTGGTCACGGCCGAGGGCACCGTCGTCACGCGCGCGATGGTCGAGGGAGTCCTCGCGTCCGAGCTGGAGACGATGCCGCGGCAGGGCGACGATCGCTTCGACGATGCGGCGGCACTCCTGAGAGAGGTTGCGTTCGCGGAGCACCTCCCCGCGTTCCTGACGGTTCCTGCGGGTCTCGACTACCTCGCGGAGCGGATGCCCGTCGCGGCGTAG
- a CDS encoding Pr6Pr family membrane protein — MLRSILTATARLAGATVIAIALGAQAWADLTYGTFTWAQLPGYFTPLANLAGILALVVAAFAGRRDPAWVQALRVNAATYLVIVGAVYWLLLAPHSGTPYFPWANAVIHGGAGLIVATDWILVGERRRPRWGDIWTVLLLPLAWMGYLLVRATTDGWVPYPFLDPALGLASVATTVGAIVLVGLAVAAMLRALAAVRPGARRTVRAPAGYAATGIRSAR, encoded by the coding sequence ATGCTGAGGTCAATCCTTACCGCAACGGCGCGGTTGGCAGGGGCGACGGTCATCGCGATCGCGCTCGGGGCACAAGCGTGGGCCGATCTGACATACGGAACCTTCACCTGGGCGCAGCTGCCCGGGTACTTCACTCCCCTGGCGAACCTCGCGGGCATCCTCGCACTCGTCGTCGCGGCGTTCGCGGGCCGCCGAGATCCGGCCTGGGTGCAGGCGCTGCGCGTCAACGCGGCCACCTATCTCGTCATCGTCGGGGCCGTCTATTGGCTGCTGCTCGCGCCGCATTCGGGCACGCCGTACTTCCCGTGGGCGAATGCCGTGATCCATGGCGGCGCCGGCCTCATCGTGGCGACCGACTGGATCCTGGTCGGCGAGCGTCGCCGACCACGCTGGGGCGACATCTGGACCGTGCTGCTGCTGCCGCTGGCCTGGATGGGCTACCTGCTGGTGAGGGCCACCACGGATGGCTGGGTCCCCTACCCCTTCCTCGATCCCGCCCTCGGCCTTGCGAGCGTGGCCACCACGGTCGGCGCGATCGTCCTCGTGGGACTCGCCGTCGCCGCCATGCTGCGCGCGCTCGCCGCGGTGCGGCCCGGGGCGCGGCGCACCGTCCGCGCCCCGGCCGGCTACGCCGCGACGGGCATCCGCTCCGCGAGGTAG
- the ppdK gene encoding pyruvate, phosphate dikinase, with translation MVKYVFDFSEGNKDQKDLLGGKGANLAEMTNLGLPVPPGFTITTEACRTYMTTSALPPELRVQVTLAVRKLEDDLGRLLGDAHDPLLVSVRSGAKFSMPGMMETVLNVGLNDSSVNGLAAFAHNERFAWDSYRRLIQMFGKTVLDIDGDLFSDALDAKKAARGVTADTGLDADALKELVDDYKEIVRTQSGREFPQHPREQLDMAIEAVFNSWNTERARLYRRRERISDDLGTAVNVVAMVFGNLGDDSGTGVCFTRDPATGMTGDYGDYLQNAQGEDVVAGIRNTLSLADFEKLDPKAFADLRAAMRRLEGHYRDLCDIEFTVERGKLWMLQTRVGKRTAAAAFKIAKQLVDEHIITLDEALERVTGEQLSKLMFPQFDSEADRTLLATGMAASPGAAVGAAVFSSETAQEWAAEGKDVILVRRETNPDDLGGMIASVGVLTSRGGKTSHAAVVARGMGTTCVVGAEALAVDVNARQFAVGETVVTEGEVIAIDGTSGEIFLGEVPVVSSPVVRYLEDGLEATLAGLAGDEGTIELVEAVDAILTHADTARTLGVYANADTPGDAYRARSLGGEGIGLCRTEHMFLGDRRVLIERLILAKDDATQQEALDALLPLQREDFIGLLTEMDGNPVTIRLIDPPLHEFLPDFTELSVKVAIAKERGLSGPEIDRDVELLAAVDKHREANPMLGLRGVRLGIVIPGLFALQMRAIAQAQAARLKAGGDPHAEIMIPLAASIMELHLVKDEAVRILQEVADEEGVELDIPVGAMVELPRAALTADRMADVAEFFSFGTNDLTQTTWGFSRDDVEGAFFHEYTEHGVFSVSPFESIDTQGVGRLVRIAAEEGRASRPDLRLGVCGEHGGDPQSIHFFNEVGLDYVSCSPFRIPVARLEAGRAAVVTGGGDTR, from the coding sequence ATGGTGAAGTACGTCTTCGACTTCAGCGAAGGCAACAAGGATCAGAAGGACCTGCTCGGAGGCAAGGGCGCGAACCTTGCCGAGATGACGAACCTGGGGCTGCCGGTGCCGCCGGGGTTCACGATCACCACCGAGGCCTGCCGCACCTACATGACCACGAGCGCGCTCCCACCGGAGCTGCGGGTCCAGGTGACGCTCGCGGTCCGCAAGCTCGAGGACGACCTCGGTCGCCTCCTCGGCGACGCCCACGATCCGTTGCTGGTCTCCGTCCGTTCGGGCGCCAAGTTCTCGATGCCCGGCATGATGGAGACGGTGCTCAACGTGGGGCTCAACGACTCGTCGGTGAACGGGCTCGCCGCCTTCGCGCACAACGAGCGCTTCGCGTGGGACTCGTATCGACGCCTGATCCAGATGTTCGGCAAGACCGTGCTGGACATCGACGGCGACCTGTTCAGCGACGCACTCGACGCGAAGAAGGCCGCGCGGGGCGTCACCGCGGACACGGGCCTCGACGCCGACGCCCTGAAGGAGCTCGTGGACGACTACAAGGAGATCGTCCGCACCCAGTCCGGGCGCGAGTTCCCGCAGCACCCGCGCGAGCAGCTCGACATGGCGATCGAGGCCGTCTTCAACTCGTGGAACACCGAACGCGCGCGCCTCTACCGTCGCCGCGAGCGGATCTCGGACGACCTCGGCACCGCGGTCAACGTCGTGGCGATGGTCTTCGGCAACCTCGGGGACGACTCCGGCACGGGCGTGTGCTTCACGCGCGACCCCGCCACGGGCATGACGGGCGACTACGGCGACTACCTGCAGAACGCGCAGGGCGAGGACGTCGTGGCCGGCATCCGCAACACCCTCTCGCTCGCGGACTTCGAGAAGCTCGACCCCAAGGCCTTCGCGGACCTGCGCGCGGCGATGCGTCGGCTCGAGGGGCACTACCGCGACCTGTGCGACATCGAGTTCACCGTCGAGCGCGGCAAGCTGTGGATGCTGCAGACGCGCGTGGGCAAGCGCACCGCCGCCGCGGCGTTCAAGATCGCGAAGCAGCTGGTCGACGAGCACATCATCACGCTCGACGAGGCGCTCGAGCGGGTCACGGGAGAGCAGCTGAGCAAGCTCATGTTCCCCCAGTTCGACTCCGAGGCGGACCGGACGCTGCTCGCCACGGGCATGGCAGCCTCGCCCGGAGCCGCAGTGGGCGCAGCGGTGTTCTCCTCGGAGACGGCGCAGGAGTGGGCGGCCGAGGGCAAGGACGTGATCCTCGTGCGGCGCGAGACCAACCCCGACGACCTGGGCGGCATGATCGCCTCGGTCGGCGTGCTCACCTCGCGTGGAGGCAAGACCTCGCACGCGGCGGTCGTCGCGCGCGGCATGGGCACCACATGCGTCGTGGGAGCGGAGGCCCTTGCGGTCGACGTCAACGCGCGGCAGTTCGCGGTCGGCGAGACGGTGGTCACGGAGGGCGAGGTCATCGCGATCGACGGCACGTCGGGAGAGATCTTCCTCGGCGAGGTTCCCGTGGTCTCCTCCCCCGTCGTCAGGTACCTCGAGGACGGGCTCGAGGCCACTTTAGCCGGCCTCGCGGGAGACGAGGGCACGATCGAGCTGGTCGAGGCCGTCGACGCGATCCTCACCCACGCGGACACCGCCCGCACGCTCGGCGTGTACGCGAACGCGGACACGCCGGGAGACGCGTACCGCGCGCGGTCGCTCGGCGGGGAGGGCATCGGCCTGTGCCGGACCGAGCACATGTTCCTGGGCGATCGCAGGGTGCTCATCGAGCGCCTCATCCTCGCCAAGGACGATGCGACGCAGCAGGAGGCGCTCGACGCGCTCCTTCCGCTCCAGCGGGAGGACTTCATCGGGCTGCTCACCGAGATGGACGGCAACCCGGTGACGATCAGGCTGATCGACCCGCCGCTGCACGAGTTCCTGCCCGACTTCACCGAGCTGTCGGTCAAGGTCGCGATCGCGAAGGAGCGCGGACTCAGCGGGCCCGAGATCGACAGGGACGTCGAGCTGCTCGCCGCGGTCGACAAGCACCGGGAGGCCAACCCGATGCTCGGCCTGCGTGGCGTCCGGCTCGGCATCGTCATCCCGGGGCTCTTCGCGCTCCAGATGCGCGCGATCGCCCAGGCGCAGGCCGCCCGGCTCAAGGCGGGAGGCGATCCGCACGCCGAGATCATGATCCCCCTCGCCGCGTCGATCATGGAGCTCCACCTGGTCAAGGACGAGGCGGTGCGCATCCTGCAGGAGGTCGCGGATGAGGAGGGCGTCGAGCTCGACATCCCCGTCGGCGCGATGGTCGAGCTGCCTCGCGCAGCGCTGACCGCCGACAGGATGGCCGACGTCGCCGAGTTCTTCTCCTTCGGCACGAACGACCTGACGCAGACCACCTGGGGTTTCTCCAGGGACGATGTGGAGGGCGCCTTCTTCCACGAGTACACCGAGCACGGGGTCTTCTCGGTCTCGCCGTTCGAGTCGATCGACACCCAGGGCGTCGGCAGGCTCGTGCGCATCGCGGCCGAGGAGGGACGCGCGTCTCGTCCAGACCTGCGCCTCGGCGTGTGCGGAGAGCACGGCGGCGACCCCCAGTCGATCCACTTCTTCAACGAGGTCGGTCTCGACTACGTCTCGTGCTCACCGTTCCGCATCCCCGTCGCCCGGCTTGAGGCCGGACGTGCGGCGGTCGTGACGGGCGGAGGCGATACGCGCTGA